From Bombus huntii isolate Logan2020A chromosome 4, iyBomHunt1.1, whole genome shotgun sequence, one genomic window encodes:
- the LOC126865309 gene encoding nucleosome-remodeling factor subunit NURF301 isoform X2, whose translation MTGRGSKRRGRPPKSVVMERPKKFQYHLMKKPKYLQNKGSETPNSQPSTPTPSRPSSPVESEESRRSTRTRKSRGPRDRHSRKGGHSSSGAYQRRGYNPNVDYHDSEYHYGSDFGDESSEKSEVEEDLLQSDADSSESIEEPDPSSDSDFSLSSYSTTSGTPRKTLLSQQRPPSPEPLWLQNRELPPLNLPKSSDDLLVPRELVMPCLSIYEVLRHFRTLVRLSAFRFEDFCAALMCEDQTNLLAEIHIMLIKALLREEDSQQTHFGPLDQKDSVNVSLYFVDSMTWSEALRSYVESDKSFDQNILHILSTCEYPFTSVEDRIKVLQFLTDQFLITNPVREDLLHEGNMHYDDHCRVCHRLGDLLCCETCPAVFHLECVEPPLVDVPTEDWQCSTCKAHKVTGVADCIPDVEKNGSLCRQEHLGFDRHGRKYWFLARRIFVESEDAEVWYYSAPLQLEELMLCLDRNEMEVALYRELSDYKDEIVRQMELTEQITNQYKGNKKSYLEVENSLIQKLQKERQEKQEKEEEEKKEKQRQEAEEMVRRIHEGTDSLEEQLAAVTEQQETKSSEESNAKENTQKLGTENVETDGVDTNLTDGVNKDVKASISSSSSEEIDEEVLEGEEGISKIGKDGKKHTIVTRSKTGSLQPRTFNMDDLKKRSSGQLSKEELEKLDKSLKEEGDGTRLTRQKAHQIASGTHLFKLGMDNNFKSYVNQYSTNPISLNKAQRNEERDKKRHLSHKFSLTQASEFKWVGSLTGTRALLVSTLRQTILQLESSIQSSFMHTNWPLLRKPWTTAVGACVNPRDFARALIVLQACIKSVVFASVWHDQLGHVKLQRVTALEREEKKRQDKKDKKEREDEEERNRLFNFVKYTLGLKHQVWKQKGEEYRVHGQGGWLWVSASRRYRCSDISKLGLRIGPQKIMVQIKDQEGLKILALDPPTYDFLMKEYCSSKKEENDMNIKIKEEIKEEESSKDTSIDTSIKKECKEDNIKKEPIEDKQNKMETDTKTEEKTVAKTEPQQIKQETKMNLSFLAGMKIEKVYTPIKEFEEIDIIKALTTNGRLHYPKIAKKTRVDDFLARRTHLKLLEERRLIQTEKSKELLNQSTNLKADGDSEIDIENNDESDTDGADNSLQNILTGKQPKTMPTSTREMLTVIGKRIQHVKAQYANIMRFSKNTSCYSRYCNMTAPPGKITTTTQSLTSTCYSPICLQKARLKLDLIALLRKANALNNNQSTSNLSIGATIAQPQTNSKTDGNDEARDAIRKDLESAVASATHCTEETPATNVVKDVASPPIKKIKIESNGKDVSSEHVVTTTTNNIVTTTTITTTQQTIKSVDGVIQSMQESTSSQNSVTFSSEVKTSAGQKTMIVNRRGRTVQRSTMAKELNADGTERVYSTTSTEGKVYLKKVAISLADRKKKRTPVKYPLCSTFCTKNKHRSILLLPQHELRKLARVGGRIQVQGFHHMAKANMSVWPYPCPRPLFKTCWLYRTVGIKSLAAAALQLRILWACLRWDDMAAKPLSTDGKHQITTDTEIMSLEILKHRHVGQFLDKTQYLRRKVVIPLELPKQVREVTSIRSGLRKRKRPESPQSTEPQVTEEWVDEDKLELWEIKQYGDRLEKANAQIITRSRSGQPQSTVGSNRNAGANSGMNDQLVSGKATPEEIKEKMEQQLRMQRAAHQQKRALETLKSPANSGSPTQVVKVTANSTHDGTVKLVSKVAIPANPNSGTKSQLTSLLTTPAQNKPFISTKRIYMAKSSLGTTKVVSGPTSILPKTQQAGNQQSLIKVSGQAGSIQQVQQRVQIIRGPDGKLQVRGLMPGQQLVQMPDGKLHVLNNSQAITTLAQTGGTTIQTKTATTTTAKVATTANCTTKTSPSKTTTNTTSQVQGVQQSQAPSQQGIQRSSATTVTIATTPTQPTKNAIVVANTGQIVQSAQVISSGGQVISGNQIVVTNANLAQQLATGKAQLTTIGGHQVVIRSTPTGNQIVHLNSTNSGIIVKNTVTPTKQVPVLQSTQSTTTATTGAQSTDATNNSTGSTTSTNETSTTTTTTSNQTSNAPAPGSVEASLLAGQPPGTVIKCVTAQVIQTTQGPRIVLQGLQGADFTPQQLVMVQQQVKQQLLKAQAATGKQGVLGPTKIYLAVQPAPSSQQSIQSSTTANTPATPATKPQTAQQPVVSPPAATEPQTGTESIPELPSTATSSSPEKPKVVVQQVAQPSVTTEEESQKTNVANGQQPLQSLKEGNDSSANKFILTPDYIQQTIKNALKQENLNPEIEEKLLQLQRYQEKQMKGGVENSASNNQTHTTPTITTPRVPSRKRPAPSNIPTTTSSTNVQSITNDKDTDWAETPRKKPALKQESRETPKVQKIEPIENESSPQKRAAKLKDSQEQRRKQQVHSRMQVLLFRHKELLKKDILKKRALLEKELQIDIQKDLSAELASRTKAERHKQDEVKVGSAKRKANAQMSQQVSPPNRGGRPKKYKAQGSNTTPPGASTAAATNRIKKEKLYCLCRTPYDETKFYVGCDLCNNWFHGDCVGITEEMCKTLSEFVCTECRHARDTQELYCLCKQPYDESQFYICCDKCQDWFHGRCVGILQSEADNIDEYVCPNCQRNSSVNFANMKNLNAKDLDLLKKLIKQIQAHKSAWPFMEPVDPNEAPDYYKVIKEPMDLQTIELRINDRSYKKLSEFIGDMTKIFDNCRYYNPKESPFFKCAESLETYFVHKIKSLREKFSEGK comes from the exons ATGACGGGGAGAGGGTCGAAGAGAAGGGGCCGACCTCCGAAATCGGTGGTCATGGAAAGGCCCAAAAAATTTCAATACCATCTTATGAAGAAGCcgaaatatttgcaaaacAAGGGTTCGGAAACACCAAACTCACAACCAAGTACACCGACACCTTCAAGACCATCATCGCCAGTTGAAAGCGAGGAAAGCAGACGAAGTACGCGAACTCGAAAATCTCGAGGTCCCAGAGATAGACATTCACGAAAAGGTGGTCACTCAAGTTCTGGTGCATATCAACGCCGAGGTTACAACCCAAACGTTGATTATCACGATTCTGAATATCATTATGGGTCGGACTTTGGAGATGAGTCCAGTGAAAAAAGTGAAGTTGAAGAGGATCTTCTGCAAAGCGATGCAGATTCATCTGAAAGTATAGAAGAACCTGATCCCTCCAGTGACAGTGACTTTTCCCTCTCCAGTTATAGTACTACTAGTGGCACACCCCGTAAAACACTGCTTAGTCAGCAAAGGCCACCAAGTCCAGAACCATTGTGGCTCCAAAATAGGGAACTGCCGCCGTTAAATTTACCTAAATCATCTGATGATCTATTAGTCCCTAGAGAACTTGTTATGCCATGTTTATCTATTTATGAAGTATTGAGACACTTTCGTACTTTGGTACGTCTTTCAGCCTTTAGGTTTGAAGATTTCTGTGCTGCACTTATGTGCGAAGATCAAACTAATCTATTGGCTGAGATACATATTATGCTCATCAAAGCGCTTCTTAGAGAAGAAGATTCTCAGCAAACACACTTTGGTCCTCTAGATCAAAAAGACTCTGTGAATGTTAGCTTATACTTTGTGGATTCTATGACTTGGTCAGAAGCATTACGTTCTTACGTAGAAAGTGACAAGTCTTttgatcaaaatattttacatattttatcaaCGTGCGAATATCCTTTTACTTCTGTTGAAGATAGAATCAAGGTGCTACAATTTTTGACagatcaatttttaattacaaatcCAGTAAGAGAAGACCTGCTGCATGAAG GAAATATGCACTATGATGATCACTGTAGAGTATGTCATCGTCTGGGAGATTTATTATGTTGTGAAACTTGTCCAGCAGTGTTCCACTTAGAATGTGTTGAACCTCCATTGGTTGATGTTCCTACTGAAGACTGGCAATGTAGCACATGCAAAGCTCACAAAGTTACAGGAGTTGCTGATTGTATACCTGATGTTGAGAAAAATGGTTCATTATGTCGTCAAGAACATCTAGGATTTGATAGACATGGCAGAAAATATTGGTTTCTTGCAAGAAGAATTTTTGT TGAAAGTGAAGATGCAGAAGTTTGGTATTATAGCGCACCTTTACAGCTAGAAGAATTAATGCTTTGTTTAGACCGTAATGAAATGGAAGTTGCACTTTATAGAGAATTATCAGATTACAAAGATGAAATTGTAAGACAAATGGAACTTACAGAACAGATCACTAATCAGTACAAGGGTAACAAAAAATCATACCTAGAAGTAGAAAACA GTcttatacaaaaattacaaaaagaaCGCCAAgagaaacaagaaaaagaagaagaggagaaaaaagaaaaacaaaggcAAGAAGCTGAAGAAATGGTACGCAGAATTCATGAAGGTACAGATTCTCTAGAAGAACAATTGGCAGCTGTCACTGAACAGCAGGAAACAAAATCGTCCGAAGAATCAAATGCAAAAGAAAATACTCAAAAACTAGGTACGGAAAATGTAGAAACAGATGGTGTAGATACCAATTTAACAGATGGAGTAAATAAGGATGTTAAAGCCAGTATATCATCGTCATCCTCTGAAGAAATTGATGAAGAAGTATTAGAAGGAGAAGAGGGTATTTCAAAAATTGGTAAAGATG GAAAAAAACATACTATTGTAACAAGGTCAAAAACAGGATCTTTACAACCTAGGACATTTAATATGGATGATTTAAAGAAACGTAGTAGTGGACAGTTGTcaaaggaagagttagaaaaaCTAGATAAAAGTTTGAAAGAGGAGGGAGATGGTACTAGATTAACAAGACAGAAAGCTCATCAAATAGCTTCTGGTACACATCTCTTTAAATTAGGGATGGATAACAACTTTAAATCATACGTGAATCAATACAGTACCAATCCTATTTCTCTGAATAAGGCCCAACGTAACGAAGAACGCGATAAAAAGAGGCATTTGTCACACAAATTTTCGCTTACACAGGCCTCAGAATTCAAATGGGTTGGGAGTTTGACAGGAACACGAGCTCTCTTAGTAAGCACACTTCGTCAGACAATTCTTCAACTTGAAAGTAGCATTCAATCATCATTTATGCATACTAATTGGCCTCTTTTGCGTAAACCTTGGACTACGGCGGTGGGTGCTTGCGTTAATCCCAGAGATTTTGCGCGTGCTCTTATTGTTTTACAAGCATGCATTAAATCAGTAGTGTTTGCTAGTGTATGGCATGATCAACTTGGACACGTGAAATTACAAAGAGTAACAGCCCTTGAACGAGAAGAGAAGAAGCGCCAGGATAAGAAAGATaagaaggaaagagaggaTGAAGAAGAACGTAATCGTCTGTTTAATTTTGTCAAATATACTTTGGGTTTGAAACATCAAGTATGGAAACAAAAAGGAGAAGAATATCGAGTACACGGACAAGGCGGATGGCTATGGGTATCTGCTAGTCGCCGTTACAGATGTTCTGACATCTCAAAATTGGGTCTTCGAATAGGCCCACAGAAAATTATGGTACAAATTAAAGATCAAGaaggattaaaaatattagctTTAGATCCTCCTACATATGATTTTTTGATGAAAGAATATTGCTCttctaaaaaagaagaaaatgatatgaatattaaaataaaagaagagatTAAAGAGGAAGAATCATCAAAGGATACATCAATTGACACatctataaaaaaagaatgcaAAGAAGACAACATAAAAAAAGAACCAATTGAagataaacaaaataaaatggaaacAGATACAAAAACCGAAGAAAAAACAGTGGCAAAGACAGAACCGCAACAGATTAAACAGGAAACAAAAATGAATTTATCAT TTTTAGCTGGTATGAAAATCGAGAAAGTTTATACACCTATcaaagaatttgaagaaatcgATATTATTAAGGCACTAACAACTAACGGGAGGCTTCATTACCCAAAAATTGCTAAAAAGACTAGGGTCGACGATTTCTTGGCACGTAGAACACATTTAAAACTTttagaagaaagaagattaATACAGACT GAGAAATCAAAGGAGTTGTTAAATCAATCGACAAATCTTAAAGCAGATGGAGATTCCGAAATTGACATAGAAAATAACGACGAAAGCGATACAGATGGAGCTGATAATTCTTTACAGAATATTCTTACTGGAAAGCAGCCTAAAACTATGCCTACATCGACCAGAGAAATGCTGACTGTAATAGGAAAGCGTATTCAACACGTTAAAGCCCAATATGCCAATATAATGAGATTTAGTAAAAATACTAGTTGTTATTCACGATATTGTAATATGACTGCACCGCCAGGAAAGATTACAACTACAACACAAAGTTTAACATCTACCTGTTATTCTCCTATATGTCTTCAAAAAGCAAGACTAAAACTCGATCTGATAGCATTGCTAAGGAAAGCTAATGctttaaataataatcaatcGACATCGAATTTATCAATTGGAGCAACTATAGCACAACCACAAACAAATTCAAAGACAGACGGAAATGATGAAGCTAGAGATGCAATCAGGAAAGATTTAGAATCCGCGGTAGCATCTGCAACTCATTGTACGGAAGAAACACCAGCTACAAATGTAGTAAAAGATGTTGCTTCGCCACCtatcaaaaaaataaaaattgaatctAATGGTAAAGATGTCAGTTCAGAACATGTAGTGACCACTACAACTAATAATATAGTTACTACTACGACAATAACTACAACACAACAGACTATAAAGTCAGTTGATGGCGTTATACAGAGTATGCAGGAAAGTACAAGTTCTCAAAATTCAGTTACATTTTCATCCGAAGTTAAAACAAGCGCAGGGCAAAAGACAATGATTGTTAATCGAAGAGGAAGAACAGTGCAAAGAAGTACAATGGCTAAGGAATTAAATGCTGATGGTACAGAAAGAGTGTACTCTACTACTTCAACCGAAGGAAAAGTTTATCTGAAGAAAGTTGCAATCTCTTTggctgatagaaaaaagaagcgCACTCCTGTTAAATACCCTTTATGTTCCACATTTTGTACAAAAAATAAACATCGTAGTATATTACTACTTCCACAACATGAATTGCGTAAATTGGCTAGAGTTGGTGGACGAATACAAGTTCAAGGTTTTCATCATATGGCCAAG GCAAATATGTCAGTATGGCCATATCCCTGCCCTAGGCCATTATTTAAGACTTGTTGGTTATACAGAACAGTTGGCATAAAATCACTGGCTGCTGCAGCTCTTCAATTAAGAATATTATGGGCATGTCTTCGTTGGGATGATATGGCTGCAAAACCATTATCTACAGATGGCAAACATCAAATTACAACTGATACGGAAATTATGTCATTAGAAATTCTTAAACACCGTCATGTTGGCCAATTTTTAGATAAGACGCAGTACTTACGTAGGAAAGTTGTTATACCTTTGGAACTTCCAAAACAAGTCAGAG aagttACATCTATAAGAAGTGGTCTGCGAAAAAGGAAACGACCAGAATCGCCACAAAGCACCGAACCACAAGTTACAGAAGAGTGGGTTGATGAGGACAAATTGGAGCTATGGGAAATTAAACAATATGGTGATAG GTTAGAGAAGGCTAATGCCCAGATTATTACTAGGAGTCGATCGGGACAACCACAATCCACGGTTGGTTCTAACCGAAATGCAGGCGCAAATTCTGGTATGAACGATCAACTTGTTAGCGGTAAAGCAACACCTGAAGAGATTAAAGAAAAGATGGAACAGCAATTGCGCATGCAAAGAGCTGCTCATCAACAAAAGAGAGCATTAGAAACTCTAAAAAGCCCAGCCAATTCTGGTTCACCTACGCAAGTTGTAAAAGTTACAGCTAACTCCACTCATG ATGGCACAGTTAAATTAGTTTCCAAAGTTGCAATACCAGCAAATCCAAACAGTGGGACAAAATCACAACTAACTTCCCTCTTGACAACACCTGCACAGAATAAGCCTTTTATTAGTACAAAGCGTATTTATATGGCGAAAT cATCTCTTGGAACAACAAAAGTTGTTTCTGGACCTACAAGCATTTTACCGAAAACACAGCAAGCTGGGAATCAACAATCCCTAATTAAAGTTTCCGGTCAAGCAG gTTCTATACAACAAGTTCAGCAAAGGGTACAGATTATAAGAGGCCCAGATGGAAAGCTTCAAGTTCGAGGTTTGATGCCTGGCCAACAATTAGTTCAAATGCCGGATGGAAAACTTCACGTATTAAACAATAGTCAAGCAATTACTACTCTTGCACAAACTGGTGGAACAACCATACag ACAAAAACAGCTACAACAACTACAGCTAAAGTGGCTACGACAGCTAATTGTACAACTAAGACTAGTCCATCCAAAACAACAACAAATACAACGTCACAAGTACAAGGTGTTCAGCAGTCGCAAGCTCCATCTCAGCAAGGAATTCAACGTTCATCAGCAACCACTGTAACTATTGCCACTACTCCTACACAACCAACCAAAAATGCTATTGTAGTGGCCaatactggacaaattgtacaAAGTGCACAA GTCATATCTTCTGGTGGACAAGTTATTAGTGGAAATCAAATAGTGGTTACTAATGCTAATTTAGCTCAACAGCTTGCAACGGGTAAAGCTCAGTTAACGACAATCGGTGGTCATCAAGTGGTCATTCGTAGCACTCCGACAGGCAATCAAATTGTACATTTAAATTCGACAAACAGTGgtattattgtaaaaaatacCGTAACACCAACTAAACAAG TTCCTGTACTACAATCTACTCAATCAACAACTACAGCAACAACAGGAGCACAGTCAACTGATGCAACAAATAATAGCACTGGTAGTACTACATCGACAAATGAGACATCGACCACTACTACAACTACATCAAATCAAACTTCTAATGCTCCAGCACCTGGAAGTGTAGAAGCATCTTTATTAGCGGGTCAACCACCTGGAACTGTCATTAAATGCGTTACTGCTCAAGTTATACAAACTACTCAAGGTCCTCGTATAGTTTTACAAGGTTTACAAGGCGCAGATTTTACTCCACAACAACTTGTAATGGTGCAGCAACAGGTCAAACAACAACTACTTAAAG CCCAAGCTGCAACAGGAAAACAAGGAGTTTTGGGACCTACTAAAATTTATTTAGCTGTTCAACCTGCACCTAGTAGTCAACAATCGATTCAAAGTTCTACAACAGCAAATACACCTGCTACACCAGCAACAAAACCACAAACTGCACAACAACCGGTTGTTTCGCCACCAGCAGCAACTG AACCTCAAACGGGAACTGAAAGCATTCCAGAGCTTCCATCGACAGCAACTTCAAGTTCTCCCGAAAAACCGAAAGTAGTTGTTCAACAAGTTGCTCAACCTAGTGTGACTACAGAAGAGGAATCGCAAAAAACAAATGTAGCTAATGGTCAGCAACCTTTGCAATCTTTAAAAGAAGGAAACGATTCCTCGgctaacaaatttattttaacgcCTGATTACATACAACAAA CCATCAAGAATGCATTGAAACAAGAAAACCTTAATCCTGAAATAGAAGAAAAGCTGCTACAACTACAACGATACCAAGAGAAGCAGATGAAAGGAGGTGTTGAAAATTCAGCAAGCAATAATCAAACTCATACCACGCCTACAATTACGACTCCACGTGTTCCATCTCGTAAAAGACCAGCACCTTCTAACATTCCAACAACGACATCATCTACGAATGTACAATCAATAACAAATGATAAAGATACAGATTGGGCAGAAACACCTAGAAAGAAGCCCGCATTAAAACAAGAAAGTCGTGAAACTCCAAA AGTACAAAAGATTGAACCAATAGAGAATGAGTCTAGCCCACAAAAAAGAGCAGCAAAGCTAAAAGACAGTCAAGAGCAACGAAGAAAGCAACAGGTTCACTCACGAATGCAAGTTTTGTTATTTAGACATAAAGAATTACTTAAAAAGGATATTCTAAAGAAGAGAGCATTGCTTGAAAAAGAATTACAGATAGATATTCag AAAGATTTATCAGCGGAATTAGCTTCGAGAACCAAGGCGGAAAGACACAAACAAGATGAGGTAAAAGTAGGAAGTGCGAAACGTAAAGCAAATGCTCAAATGTCTCAACAAGTTAGTCCGCCTAATAGAGGTGGAAGGCCAAAGAAGTATAAAGCCCAAGGAAGCAATACTACACCACCGGGCGCTTCAACCGCTGCCGCTACGAATAGAATCAAGAAAGAGAAGTTATATTGTTTATGTAGAACGCCATACGATGAAACGAA GTTTTATGTTGGATGTGATCTTTGTAACAATTGGTTCCACGGAGATTGCGTTGGAATTACAGAAGAAATGTGTAAGACACTTTCTGAGTTTGTTTGTACAGAATGTAGACATGCAAGAGATACACAGGAGTTATATTGTTTATGTAAACAGCCTTATGACGAATCTCA ATTTTATATTTGCTGCGATAAGTGTCAAGATTGGTTCCATGGTCGATGCGTCGGTATTCTACAATCGGAAGCAGACAATATCGATGAATACGTTTGTCCAAATTGTCAACGAAATTCTTCCGTTAACTTTGCTAACATGAAAAATCTTAATGCAAAAGACCTTGATCtcctaaaaaaattaattaagcaAATACAG GCACATAAAAGTGCTTGGCCATTTATGGAACCAGTAGACCCAAATGAAGCACCAGActattataaagttataaaggAGCCGATGG ATCTGCAAACGATAGAATTGAGGATAAATGACAGATCTTACAAGAAATTAAGTGAATTTATCGGAGATATGacgaaaatatttgacaaTTGTCGTTATTATAATCCGAAAGAATCACCTTTTTTTAAATGTGCAGAATCCTTAGAAACTTATTTTGTTCATAAGATCAAAAGTTTAAGAGAGAAGTTCTCTGAAGGAAAGTAA